Part of the Suricata suricatta isolate VVHF042 chromosome 8, meerkat_22Aug2017_6uvM2_HiC, whole genome shotgun sequence genome, TGAGGCGGGGACTTTGAACCCAGAAGTTACTCTGTCTCTGGAGGGGACCTTGAACTTAGAGGACATTCTCTACCTGGGGGACACAGGTGACCTCGACGAGACCCTCTATGTGGAAGAGTCGGAGAAGCCTGAGGAGACACTGTATATCGAGGAGACCAGGCAGCCAGGGGAGGCCCTGGAGGTGGGCGAGCCTGGGAAACCAGAGGACATACTGTACGTGGACGAGCCCACGCAGCCAGAAAAGACCACAGGCCCGGAGCAGACCAGTTCCAGGGGAGAGCCGGTCACAAGCGAGGAGAAACCCAGCCCCGAGGAGGGCCTCCAGGCCGGGCCTAGTCCCAGCACAGAGAGCCTGAGCATAGAGGACCTGGAGTTGCTAGAGGAGCGTTTCCAGCAGTGCGTCCACGCCGTGGCccagctggaggaggagagggaccaGCTCGTCCACGAGCTCGTGTTGCTCCgggaaccagccctgcaggaggTGCAGCAGGCCCATCAGGACATTCTGGCCGCCTACAAACTGCACGCCCAGGCGGAGCTGGAGAGGGACGGGCTGAGGGAGGAGATCCGGCTGGTCAAGCAGAAGCTGTTCAAGGTGACGAAGGAGTGCGTGGCCTCCCAGTACCAGCTGGAGTGCCGCCGGCAGGACGTGGCCCAGTTTGCCGACCTCCGGGAAGCGCTGACCGCACGGGCGGCCCAGCTCTCGGACGAACTGGCCCAGCTCCGGGACGCCTATCAGAAGCAGAAGGAGCAGTTACGGCAACAGCTAGAAGCACCTCCAAGCCAGAGGGACGGGCACTTTCTCCAGGAGAGCCGGCGGCTCTCTGCGCAGTTTGAGAACCTCATGGCAGAGAGCCGCCAGGGCCTGGAGGAAGAGTATGAGCCTCAGCTGCTGCGGCTCCTAGAGAGGAAAGAAGCTGCGGCCAAAGCGCTGCAGAAAACCCAGGCCGAGATCCAGGAGATGAGGGAGGCGCTGAGACCCCTGCAAGCAGAGGCCCGGCGGCTCCACCTGCAGAACAGGAACCTGGAGGACCAGATCTCGCTCGTGAAGCAGAAACGAGATGAGGAGGTGCAGCAGTACAGGGTAGGCCCCCTGGGCATGGACGGTTAGCCTGGGGAAGGAAAAGGTGACCAGAGTCACAGGTCTTTTGGGCATCTGAAGGATGCCCTCCTATGCAGGAAGAACTGCTTACTCTTTGGGCGGCCGCTCACTTCTTTACTCCATTCCTGGTCAGGCCTGGGCTAGGGGCTGAGAATGTAGGCAGCACCCTGACACCAACCGTGAGTCACTCGGTCCCCTCGTTAATCCTCCTAATCAAGTGTTCTCACTTTCATAGATGAGGAATCAGGCTCAGAGAGCTGGCGGTTTATGAACCCTGGCCTGACCAATCCTGAATATTTCAGTGCACTTTCCATGGCACAGTTTTTCCAATCCTTGGTGAATCATGCtgggggacagagagcaagagggaatgAGGCGAGGTgggattttcattctctctcttccctgcatAATCACCCTCAGGTCCTGCGTATCTGATCTCTGTCTTGAAGCTTCTCAGTTTTAACACtgggatgaggggcgcctggctggctcggttcaGTAGAGCGTGTgacgcttgatctcagctcctgagtttgagccccatgttggggatagagattacttaaaaacaaaaacaaacaaacaaaacctgggATGAAATCTGTGAAGCTCTATTCCTCATTTTCCATCTTTGTGCATTTATCACCATTTCGCTTGCAGTCAGGTTACTTCTGATTAAGTGTGAGCCAGTTCTAATCCCTTTATAGAACAGGGTGGGAtataaatgcaaagtaaaaccacAATTTTGTCCGTCTctcccacagactgtgagctttcagaaggaaggaagtactGTTTTACTTATTCCTGCCACTGGGGCTCAGAGGACATCAGTTAAATGCTTACTGAGGGCTGCTGGCCACCAGGAGGGCAATACGATGTGGGGGTTCCTTCCAGAGCAgtattttcatcttttgaaaCACACGTTCCTttggataaacttaaaaactttcagATTCTGATACATCCCTCAAGGCACATATCCTCTGTTGAAAATGGCTGCATTCACACCGCAGTGTGGACTATGAAAGCAATGGGGTTTTTGGTCGTAATAGTGGATGTGTATGTATTACTctcaagcccctcccccactgctcttTTTCTTACTGGTTCAGTGATGTGACAGAGGAtgttttagtcttatttttttgtcataaattataTCCTAAAGTTGTGCTCAGACAGACATTACATTGATAATTGTAACCCGGGGTTACATGTGATTTAAGAGAGGTACAGGTAAGAGTGCTATAggataatgaaatatttttagtcaTCAGTTATATCAGAGAATACTCCATGGAAGAATCTGTTATTTGAGCTAGGTATTGAAATATAGGCATGAATAGGTCAGTGCTGTCCAAAAACGTATGCAAGATATACATATActttaaacctttcttttttttttttaatgttttatttagttttttgatacagagagagacagagcatgagagggggagggtcagagagagaaggagacacagacccggaagcaggctccaggctctgagctgtcagcacagagcccgacgcggggctcgaacccacgaatgtgagatctgacctgagccgaagtcggaggctcaaccgactgagccacccaggcgccccaactttaaACCTTTCTAgtagtcatattaaaaaaattgaaaaatatgtgaaagTGATTTTAATATTAACTCAGCACCTGCAACCTTGCTGCATGTGAGAGGTGAAAAAGTGAGAGGTGAGTTGAACTGTAAAGGTAGGTTGgggcagatctttttttttctttttaattagagagagagtgtgtgcacaggggagagaaacagagaagataatctttttttaatttattaattatttttaaatttatttatttattttttaatttatttttgagagagagagagagacagtgtgagcaggggagggtcagagagagggagacacagaatccaaagacagactctaggctccaagctgtcagcacagagcccgacgcaggactcaaacccacgaaccgcgagatcatgacccaagccaaagccagatgcttaaccgactgagccacccaggtgccccaagagactcttaagcaggctccatgctcagggcagagccggatacggggctcgatcccacagccctgggatcatgacctgagccgaaatcaagagttggatgcttaatcaactgagccaccaggcaccccagatcatGGTGGGACTCTGAAATCCAAACTAGGGAATTTGGATTTCATCCAGTACTCAGTTGCATCAGTAAAGGTATTTAATCAAGGAGTAACATGATTGCTTCTCTACTTTTAGTACAAATGCAGGATAATGTGGCCACTGAACgaagggggcaggggtgagaAGTCCCAGAGGGTGTCAAGATTTCAGATGGGCTAACTAGGACAGCGGTACCATCAACAGGGAATCCTCTGCAGGAGTTTTCAGACACAGAATTAGGGTTGTCGAGTTTTATCCCCCCTGTGATTTTCATCACTGTGCTGGATTTCAGATGTGCTGATCATTGCAGCTTTCCAAAGATCGCTCTACATGGATGTCTCCTATTGCTCTGTTGTAAAGTAGGAATCAAGGTCTCAGTGAGCAAATTCCGCTTTCTGAAATGGCTTCCCAAACTGATTGCCAAAGGTCACTTATGGCATCTGACTACTTTTCAAGGGTACACTTCCCTCTTGCAGTTTTATGCTTTGCCTCtttcatcaccaccatctatccgttcaacaaatactttctatgcctgcttaccatgtgccaggcagtgaGCTATGTGCTGGCAGAGGACATGAGATGAGACATGGGGGAGACGGGTAGTTCCTGACCTCAAATAGTTTATAGTCCAGGAAAGATCCCAGATATAATGAACATATTTCATAAAATCAAAGACACTTAGATTTTAAGACGTACCCTGATCTGAAATGTTAAGATATGAACGCCATAGAATCAGTGAAATCATTAATATTCTTCAAGTGATAAACACCATAATAGTAGTAGGGATAAAGCATTGTACCAATGAAGTACGTACAATTACCCCTGCCCGGGGAAACCGAGGGGAGATTTCATAAGAGTTAATGATAGCTAGCTTGTACGTTTTAGTTCTTTGTGTGTATTAATACATTTAATCCTTACCTTTCTGTGAGATAGCTATAAATTACTGTCACcatatgcaaaatgagaaaacagaaaccagacAGACAAGTTAAATCATTTGTCAGGGTTACACAGGGAGGAAGTGACGGAAGGTGGATTCTGACCCTGTGCAATCTAGCCCAAATTCACATTCAACCTCCACAAGGTATTTGAGCTGAGCTTTGAAGAATAAATTCATTGGGTAGACAAAAGAAagaggcattccaggcagaggggatggCATACATAAAAGCATGAAAACACAAAAAGCCATGTTAAGGGAAGCGAGCTCCATGTGGCTGGATCCGAAGAATGGGAGTAGATAGATGTGGCTGGAGAGGTAGATTGGGCCCAGACTGTGAAGGGTTTTGCATAGTCTTCAAGTCCACGGTTTTCAAACAAAGGTTTTCTCCAAAGCCACAGACCCTTTTCCCAAAATATGATTATATGTGGAATGCCCATATATAAAACAGGTCAAAGTAAGGAGCTACTTTCTGTGACAAGAGCACTTCTGTATGCCTTTCTCCTGGGGTTTCACGGAACACAGTTCAAGGACCACTGCAGAGCTGACAGACGCGATGGTAACAACACGGCTGTGAACTATGAGCTCGGAGCCAGACGCAaaccctggctctgtcacttcccACGTGGAAAACCTTGGACCAGTGACTTCACCAGTGACCCTGCTCCTTCACTATAAAATTGGATTAGTAATAATACACATCATAAGGGTGTTGCAAAGGATGAATAAATCTTTGTAAAGCCTTGTGATGGTCCCTGGCACATAGGTACGTACTCTTAAAAATGGCAGTGTGCAGGATGGATTATTGAGAGCCTGGAAAGACCAGTTAAGCCTTATGAGGGAGAGATGATGTGAGGTATGTGAAGTAAAATATTTGGGTAGGATTTGGGGACTGGTGCAGTGGGTGGTGTGAGGAATTTTCTGAGAATGGTCTCCAAGTTTTTAGCTGAAATTGGTAGGTCGTGGCTGCTGAATTATAGAATGTTTACTATCTCCATGTTTCACATCCAGCATTACGTGCTGGGTGCTGGACAGGAACCTACAATCTGGGAGTTACACAAGAAGAAAGATACATAGTAACGTAACATAGCAGATGCTGTCTAGGTGACAGACATGGCAGGAGTAACGACACAGAGAACTGTGAATTTGTCAGGCTAGAGGATCATGCAAGCCACAGACGTCATTTACAGTTTTCTagtagtcacattaaaaaaaaaggaacaggtgaGATTAGTATTTTACTTAACactgcatataaaaatattatttcaacatggaGTCAGTAtcaaaatttcacattttttttatgtcagGTCTTAGAAGCCTGTGTAATTTATCCTTAGGCCCATGTCGATTCAGATTAGCTGGATTTCCAGCTACACGTGACTGGGAGTGGCCTCCGTGCTACACAGTGTGGGCTGGAGGGAAATGTCCACCTGGAAGCTCGGGGGAGGTTCTAATTAGAGGTAGGGGTCAGACCCGAGGGGGTCTGAATGCCAGACTAAAGAGGTGGAAAGTCTTTGAAAGACTGACATGATAAAGCAGTTTCAGAAAGTTAACCTCATGGTGCTACCTATGACTAAGgctggagacttttttttttaaggaaaactcctgtttagttttctattttaattttttatttttatttattattgggacagagagaaacagagcatgaatgtgggaggggcagagagaaggggagacacagaatccaaagcaggctccaagctgtcagcacagagcctgacacgggctcgaacccacaaaccgtgagatcatgacctgagctgaagtcagaggcttaactgactgagccaccaggcgcccctcgagACTGTCTTTAATGCCAGTCAGGGCAGTGATGTTCGGCTTCATCTTGTAACATAGCTCCCCCTGGGCAGTTCATGACTGCTGGTACAGACTGCCTTCCCAAGCATGGACTTTTGGGTCTCCCCAAATACAGGTTTGCTAGGCATCTAAGGGAGGCTTGGGGAAGTGGGGCGCAGAGGAATGCAGATGCCTCCCTTCGGAAGACAGGCCTGGATGGTAAAGGTGCATCCTGCGTGGTGCCAAAGGGTGGCGAAGGCACTAAAAAAAGGCCTTTTGACAAGGTTGATGAAAGCTGAAATTCAGCCAGAGTATCAAACGCTGCAGAATGATGTGCCGCAGGTTTATCAAGGATGACTTAAGAGAACAGATTATTTAGATCCTTCTAGTAACAGCATGTACCTAAACTGGCGTCCTGGCTCATTACTCTTCAAAATTGGAGGTGAAGTCACTATTACCCCTTGAAAACAGGCCTTCCAGCTGCAgccttcccttcccatctccctctcGCTTCCGAAGGATCCATGCCAGCTAGCGACTATGCCAGAGACGGACTTGCTGACATCTTCCTTACCTCACTCCGCAGGCATGAACTCTAGGCAGAGACAGTTTGCTAAGTGTATCCTGTCTGGTTTTAGCAGAATGGGAAATGAACAATCATCTTAAGGCTGTGCGGGCCTCCGGGGCATAGCTTCTTCACCTTCCAACTTAGCACTTTGGAACAAACTCAGTCTTCTTGTGTAACGAGTAAGCAATATAGGAAATTAACAACTATGATAGCCAACATCCTAATAAAGCACCTATTTGCATATGATGTTACATAAGTACCAGGCAGAGCTATTTTGGACTTTAAGGAGGGTCAAATACAAAACTTGTATTTACAGTTTTTCCTTAAATGAACAACTGGACTTCTCATAGTTTAACTCTCCTGGAATTACAGTTAATAGCTAAGAATAActagggcacccgggtggctcagtcagagtgtccgactcttgattttggctcaggccatgatctcatggttcatgggttcgagccctgtaccaggctccatgctgatagtagagcctgcttgggtttctctccttctcaggctgctcctcccacactctcactctcaaagtaaatacacttaaaaaaaaagttaataactgCTTACAAAGACTTGACTTTTTTTCAAAGTAGCctccacgcccaacatggggcttgaactcacaacccgaagatcaagagtcacatgctctttgccgactgagccagccaggcgccctcaagatgtagtttcttttaaattgctttaaGTTGCAGGACGATGTAAAAACCGATTATCCTAATAGAAAAAAGCTTGCACAAAGCCAGAGGTCCATAAAACTCTCAGCACACCAACTAGAGGACCGAAAGCCTCCCCGACTGCACAGCAAACAAAACCCCTCTGAGCACCCACCCACCCTTTGTAGGATTCTAGTAAGCAGGAATCTGCCAGTACAGACAAGACTCCTTTGGTGTCACCATTTTCAAAAGCAGGATCGCTTTGTCCCAACATTTCTTTGAACCTGTTTCTCAACCTCTATACTAGCGTGAAGACTAAATGTGTAAGAAAGTGCTTTATAAACTATAGTGGACAACGCCGGTTTTTATTGTTCTGCTCACTAGAGATGTTCTTGGCCCTTTCACTGCAGGAACAGCTGGAGGAAATGGAAGAACGACAGAGGCAGTTAAGGAACGGGGTACAACTCCAGCAGCAGAAGAACAAAGAGATAGAGCAGCTAAGGATCAGCCTCACTGAAGAGCTATCAACTTATAAGTCAGTTTTCACTGCTACTCAGATCTTAACTGACCCTGGCTGaggggatggtggggagggagatgTTGTTCAGGGGAAATTTCACttaatatggaaaagcaaaaaaaaaaaaaaaaaaaaaaaaagacttgggaaATGATTTTCAAATTGTGCTCATCCAGAACAGATGGAAAAcggatctcttttttttaaagggctatGCTACCCAAGAACCTGGGACAGGCTAATGCTCCCACTTCTCAGGCAGGTGGGATCGAGACAGTCTCAAGGTGATCCTCGAGGGTACAAGAGTGGTGTTTGCATTGTTACTGCTTTCCTAACTTAACAATActaatgccttaaaaaaaagtgtgtccAATGACAGGAATAACACATACCTCCATAGTGCCTGATTTAAAGCATTGGGCAGTCACTTGAAATGTTTCCGTTTCTAGCAGGACTCAAAATATGCCCTAATTATCAACAGGAATTCAGTAACAGGATGATACATCCGGGCTCTGTACATTACTTTCTTTGGCCTGTTCTACCCTATCAGCTATTCATAAAGTTTCCTTAGAATAGCAGCGAAGTTATGCTACCTAATTCAGAATGTGACAAAGGGGGCTGGAAGGCTAAATTaatatgtaagttaaaaaaaaaaagctcaagtaGGTGTTTTATAGCCTGAGGgacagaattttttaagttttatttattttgagtgagcgagcaagcaggggaggggcagagagagagggagagagaatcccaagcaggctccgcactatcagcacagtgccggacgtggagctcaaactcacaaaccatgagatcatgacctgagtcatatcaagagctggacgcttaactgattgagccccccaggtgccccccaattaTTGCTTAGTATGTAAAACGACACACCTCTCCACGAATTGGTTTATAAAATGTGATTCTTGCTTTCCTAGTTAATCTTGTGTCTTGGATATAAACTCACAATAACAATTATAACCAATACTTTGGCAACTtactagcattttcttttcccatgcTTTATCTAGGTGTAACTGACGACGTTTATTATTTGGGAGATTAGAGAACCTTGTAATTGAGGAAAATGATATGTGAAAACACCTTTGTGTGGATCAGATTAAAAGTCTAACAGGGAAAGGGCAACGAGTCATTGTAATGCCCGGGTAAGGTTAACCTGGGCAGAGAAAATTTCTAGCtaggccctcccacccccaccatatAAGTTACCAGTCATTGTTTTGCAGATAAGAGGCACCCTAATAGGCATTTGGTGAAAGGAAATGCATTCCTAATCATATGTAAATCATACTGTAGCAACCTCTCCCCAACTTAGCCGGCACTAAATAAACTTCAGAAGTTGTGATGAATTTTATACTGTATTATTTCAAGTCGcacaaacttattttttcttttctcaactttACAGGGGCTGTTTAGAAACGTATGGCCGAATCTGTAACCCAGAAACAACAACAGAAGACTTCTTAGCAAAGGATCACTAAGTACCCTTTGGACATAACTTTTCTCCAGAGAAGGGAGTGCCAGGGACTTGGCAAGCAATTCACCCTGAGAAAGTTAGATACTGGCTGACCTGTTTAAAAAGATTCTAAGGCTGGCTGGAGGCAGAACACCATCAGTCAAGGCTTAGGTGGAGACTGTTTCATAGGCTGCTGGTACCGAGCAAATGTACTTAGCAACGGAAAAAGGAGCCTTCTGTTCTGCAGCAGCAACCTCCACGTGCAAAGTAAAGGATGGATGTACGGACGCACGTTAGAGTTGTGCAGAATGGGTCTTGCCTTATGTTgacccaaaacaaaaacccttcttTGGAGCGCAGGTAGGGTCAAAAAAGGCAGCCGATTTTCATTATATGGGTTTACAATTTAGATTATTTTGTGCCATGAGTGTTAGACTTTAAAATGAATCCTTTTACAAAGTTTAAGTCTGTGCAGACTCATACGGTTTACTAATTATGTCAAGATGATTTTCACGAGACTCTAAAATGATCTTCTGACTTGGAAGAAAGGAACCAATCCAGATTTGAATCTAAAGGTTAAGGATATTCAGATTTTCCCCCAAAGACTGGGTCTCATGAAAATGATTCTGGGTCAGAGTGATCTCTTCAGTTAAACTGAATGCCTGGCAAAGAACCAGGCATTTATCTGGTTATGGCACTTGGTGATAAAGGCTTTCAAGAGCCTATTGTTTCTAACCTCTTAGTACAGGCCCCAGTGAAAAATATACTGGGGAGATTCAACCTCTCAATGGCAAAAGGTTCAAACACCTTTTCCAAATTTAAAGTTTGCCTTAAATGCTCTCTGCCACATTGCCTTTGACAGTCTTCAAAGTCCATCTAGTTCTCCAGGGACAGACTTCAAAAAGATGTGATTTTATCAAAGACTAATATCCTGTACCTCTGGTTCAGTGTTTTATGTTTTGCACTTTCCCTGGGAAGGAGTGAAGCTCTTTTCTATAGCTATGGGTCTATTATATTTAATTCTGCTCTTGATGGTCAAAGACCTGAGACAATTACTGTCCTCTGAACAACCCTCCGAAAAGCCAGACTGGTGTTTGATGAATGttatatactaataaataaaacCCATCAGCATGGGGTTACGTAGAAAAGCAATTTATTCCATTATAAGCACTTACACAGTTAGTCATGGAGAGTAACAGGCCTGCTGGTGAAACAGGTCACCCAAAATAGAGATGGTACCAAACTAGTGGTCAAGGACTaactcctaaaaaacaaaacaagcaaacaaacaaaaaacaaccaaaaacaaaaacaaaagcaactctTATCCaggattaatttaattttaaaaacaaatacaagctATCAATCCACTCTTCTCAACTCAACTGACAGTCCACCTGTGGCATAACTGTCAGGTAAAAACATACATCTTTACAACTTGGTGGTCCCAAGTTTTTGAAAAAACCAtttcacagaaaggaaagaaatatgaaaacagctCAAGAAATACACTAACAAGCAAAAATATATGGGGAAAGAGGAACACATAGGTTTGACTTAACTGAAGAAACAGGGGAGACTGGTCTACATAGGAAAATGTGCATCCTGGAAAGTCAGGTGTGAAGATTTCAGAAGAGGAATTTATAGGACTTGAATCTCCCCCATCTCCTGAATAAAAATGACATCGTGTGGTATTTATATTCTGTGGCTCAGACACCTACCTCACTtggctctcttccttcctcacttTAGCCTTTACTTAACGGAGTCTGAAAAACTTGGGGATACagcctaagaagaaaaataatcacacaCAATATTCCCCTTTTTGTGGCTACTTTAGACCTCTGTTACTAGAAAAttcttgaagaaaatttaaatagaagtCTGTGGTTTTACTGAATCAAGTCCCCCAGTTACTATTTAGAAAACACCCTCTGTTTGGGCTAATAGCTTTGTTGATGGGTACCTATCATAGAGGGATAGCCAAACAAAGTCTGTGTCTCAAAACCAGTGTTAAATCAGTCTCAGGGTTgagaggaaaaaaggggggaGTCTAAAATCACAAGAAGTGCAGACATATCTAGGACCCTTGTCCTTCTGGATCCACGCTTCCTTCAGGGTCTTCATCATTATAAATGTTCTCTGCCTGcccaaaaacaagaaacagagaaagggtaTTTAGTAAACATGAAGGATACTTCTTGAAGTTAAAGTTTCAAAAACAGATCAGGCCAGAGACACAGATTGTAAACCAGAGTCTCTGAAGCAACTATTCAGCTCTGCAGTTGCTGCATGAAAGCAACCATTGAGCATCTGAAAATGAATGGggatggctgtgttccaataaaaacAGGCAGCTGGCCCACAGGCCAAGCAGATTAGGACATTCCCACAAAACTGAAGTATGGGTACTGTTTGTCTTCACACTCAACCTTCAGGAGCCCTTTTACTGGACATTAGTCACAAggtcaaaaagtaaaaacaactggggtgcctgggtggttcagtcagttaagcgtcggacttatatttttttatttaaaaaaattaaacattaacattttaaaaaatgttttttatttatttttgagagacagagagaggcagctcgagcaggggaggggcagagagagagggagatacagaattcgaagcaggcttcaggctctgagctgtcagcacagagtctgacgtgggcctcaaacccatgaaccgtgagatcatgatctgagctgaagccggaccttaaccaactgagccacccaggcgcctcaagcgtcagactgactcaggtcatgatcttgcagttcatgggttcgaggcccgcgctggggtctgtgctgatggctctgagcctggagtctgcttgggatcctgtgtgtcttcctcattttctgtccctcccctgctcacgtgctctctcaaaaaataaaacattaaaaaatttatatgttaaaaagtaaaaacaacacaaatgcccattaaatgatgaataaaaatatgtgGCAATTAAAAAGCTAGTCACAtattgcattatttcatttatattaaatgtccagaacaggccaATCCATAAAGCAGACTGGGGGACTGCCTAGTGCTAGGCGGATTACAGTAAAATGGGGAGTGATGGCTAATGGGTATGCAGTTTTTCTGAGGGGTAAATTGCTGTGGTGATGGTTGAATAATTCTGTgactacagtaaaaaaaaaaaaaaaaagaaagaaaagtgttcaTTGAGAGCCCACCCCCCCCAAACCATGGGGTTAAAtctcaatttataaaaatttaaaaaagaaatttgctctagggccacctgggtggctcagtcagttgggcatcagactttgctcaggtcatgatctcacagttcgtgggttcaaagcccacactgggctctctgctgtcagcgcagagcctgcttcaaatcctgtctccctctttctctctgcctctcccttgctcgcggaggtgtttgttctctctctctctctctctctctcaaaaaaaaaaaaaaaaagcttaaaaaaacaactcctCTGGCATAAAATAAACTCTACTTCTATTATTTGATGAGAAACTTGTAGCCAAAGGCataatcttaaatacagaaaacacttACTTGGGCAAAGTTTACTGTTCTTACTTAGCATCTACTGTGCACAAATCACTAGATTTCTAGTGAAttcacatgaaccatgagatcatgacttcaagCGCTGTGTTGGGTTCTATgtacacagctcagagcctggagcctgctttggattccatgtttccctctccctctgcccaccacccccagcccccactcatgccatctctcttaaaaataaaattaacattaaaaagctGTGATAAACATATAAAGTTTAccatcttggggctcctgggtggctcagtcaaatatccgactcttaattttggctcaggtcatgatcccatagtttgtgggactgagcatcagacactgcagagcctgcttgagcttctcaTTCTCGCCaacccctttgcccctcccccacttgcacacatgctccctctcaaaaaaaataaagaaaaatacctttaaaaaatttatcatcttTGAACCCccctttttaaagcattttatttatttttgagagagcgtgagtgggcaaggcaagggggttggggggaggagacagaggatccaaagtgggctc contains:
- the SYNC gene encoding syncoilin isoform X2, giving the protein MASPEPRLDGDGAAQAAREIRTEASSPEENSESPHEAGTLNPEVTLSLEGTLNLEDILYLGDTGDLDETLYVEESEKPEETLYIEETRQPGEALEVGEPGKPEDILYVDEPTQPEKTTGPEQTSSRGEPVTSEEKPSPEEGLQAGPSPSTESLSIEDLELLEERFQQCVHAVAQLEEERDQLVHELVLLREPALQEVQQAHQDILAAYKLHAQAELERDGLREEIRLVKQKLFKVTKECVASQYQLECRRQDVAQFADLREALTARAAQLSDELAQLRDAYQKQKEQLRQQLEAPPSQRDGHFLQESRRLSAQFENLMAESRQGLEEEYEPQLLRLLERKEAAAKALQKTQAEIQEMREALRPLQAEARRLHLQNRNLEDQISLVKQKRDEEVQQYREQLEEMEERQRQLRNGVQLQQQKNKEIEQLRISLTEELSTYKAMLPKNLGQANAPTSQAGGIETVSR
- the SYNC gene encoding syncoilin isoform X1, coding for MASPEPRLDGDGAAQAAREIRTEASSPEENSESPHEAGTLNPEVTLSLEGTLNLEDILYLGDTGDLDETLYVEESEKPEETLYIEETRQPGEALEVGEPGKPEDILYVDEPTQPEKTTGPEQTSSRGEPVTSEEKPSPEEGLQAGPSPSTESLSIEDLELLEERFQQCVHAVAQLEEERDQLVHELVLLREPALQEVQQAHQDILAAYKLHAQAELERDGLREEIRLVKQKLFKVTKECVASQYQLECRRQDVAQFADLREALTARAAQLSDELAQLRDAYQKQKEQLRQQLEAPPSQRDGHFLQESRRLSAQFENLMAESRQGLEEEYEPQLLRLLERKEAAAKALQKTQAEIQEMREALRPLQAEARRLHLQNRNLEDQISLVKQKRDEEVQQYREQLEEMEERQRQLRNGVQLQQQKNKEIEQLRISLTEELSTYKAMLPKNLGQANAPTSQAGGIETVSRGCLETYGRICNPETTTEDFLAKDH
- the SYNC gene encoding syncoilin isoform X3; this translates as MASPEPRLDGDGAAQAAREIRTEASSPEENSESPHEAGTLNPEVTLSLEGTLNLEDILYLGDTGDLDETLYVEESEKPEETLYIEETRQPGEALEVGEPGKPEDILYVDEPTQPEKTTGPEQTSSRGEPVTSEEKPSPEEGLQAGPSPSTESLSIEDLELLEERFQQCVHAVAQLEEERDQLVHELVLLREPALQEVQQAHQDILAAYKLHAQAELERDGLREEIRLVKQKLFKVTKECVASQYQLECRRQDVAQFADLREALTARAAQLSDELAQLRDAYQKQKEQLRQQLEAPPSQRDGHFLQESRRLSAQFENLMAESRQGLEEEYEPQLLRLLERKEAAAKALQKTQAEIQEMREALRPLQAEARRLHLQNRNLEDQISLVKQKRDEEVQQYREQLEEMEERQRQLRNGVQLQQQKNKEIEQLRISLTEELSTYKGCLETYGRICNPETTTEDFLAKDH